A genome region from Thermomonospora amylolytica includes the following:
- a CDS encoding GNAT family N-acetyltransferase: protein MAELTGRNVVLTPVTAEHVEELRRIRRTPEVRDRWGDVDREPDWPFDDPDTAVYTILLDGAVRGLVQYSEETDPDYRHASIDIFVDPAVHGRGVGRDAVRTLARHLVHDRGHHRLTIDPAADNEPAIRCYAAVGFRPVGRMRRYERDPDGRGWHDGLLMDLLAEELRD from the coding sequence GTGGCAGAACTGACCGGGCGGAACGTGGTCCTGACCCCGGTGACCGCCGAGCACGTCGAGGAGCTGAGGCGCATCCGCCGGACCCCCGAGGTGCGGGACCGCTGGGGCGACGTGGACCGGGAGCCGGACTGGCCGTTCGACGACCCGGACACCGCCGTCTACACGATCCTGCTCGACGGGGCCGTCCGCGGGCTGGTCCAGTACAGCGAGGAGACCGACCCCGACTACCGGCACGCCTCCATCGACATCTTCGTGGACCCCGCCGTCCACGGCAGGGGAGTCGGCCGCGACGCCGTGCGCACCCTGGCCCGCCACCTCGTCCACGACCGCGGCCACCACCGCCTGACCATCGACCCGGCCGCCGACAACGAGCCCGCCATCCGCTGCTACGCCGCCGTGGGCTTCCGTCCCGTGGGCCGCATGCGCCGGTACGAGCGCGACCCCGACGGCCGGGGCTGGCACGACGGCCTCCTGATGGACCTGCTCGCCGAAGAGCTCCGGGACTGA